CCGCTCGCGCATGACGACGCAGCGCCGACGCCAACTCAGCCGCCCACCCAGGCACCGCGCACCCTCGTCGAAAAGATCATGGCGCGTCGCCTGCATCCGGCCACGCCCGGTGCCGAGCATGGCGACGGTGTTTTCCTGCGCGTCGACTGGCGTTTCTCGCATGATTACTTCACGGGGATGTGCGCGCATCTGATGCATCGTGCGTTCGGTGAACCGGCGGCGCTGCACGATCCGGCGCGCATCATCGCGTTTCAGGACCATCTGGTGCTTGCAGCGCAGAGCTTTCCGCACGTCTCGCAAGGGCTGTTGCCCGGTGTCGCAAATCTGACGAGCGGTCATCGCGAGTTCGTCGCGCGCTACCCGGTGCTGGCGCACGGGCAACTCGCCGATGATGGTGAACACGGCGCCGACGGCATCTGCCACGCGCTCATGGCCGAGCGCTACGCGTTGCCCGGCCAGATCGTGATCGGCACCGACTCGCACACGCCGCACGCGGGTGCCCTCGGTTGCCTCGCGTTCGGCGCCGGCGCGACGGATATCGCGAACAGCTGGGTGACGGGCTACGTGCGCTGCAAGGTGCCGCAGACGTTGCGCATCGAGATCGACGGCGACCTCGCGCCAGGTGTGACGGCCAAGGACGTCGTCCTCCATCTGCTGCGCCTCGACGCTATCCGCAGCGGTGGCGCCATTGGTCTCGTCTTCGAATATGCGGGCAGCGCCGTGCGGGCCATGTCGGTCGACGAGCGCGCCACGCTCACCAATATGGTGGCCGAGCTGGGCGGCTTTACCGGCATCGTCGCACCGGATGAGAAAACGGTGGCGTTCCTCAAGGAGCGGCGAGGCATCGACTTCACGCTCGAACCGTGGATGACGAGCGACGCCGGTGCCCGCTACCGCGACGTGATCCGCATCGACGCCGCCTCGCTCACGCCGATGCTCGCGCGTCCGGGCGACCCCGGCAACGGCGTGGCGCTCGCCGAGCTGGACGCTCCCGTCGCCATCGACATTGCCTACGGCGGCTCCTGCACCGCAGGCAAGCGCGACGACTTCGACGCCTATCACGACGTGCTTGCGTGGGGTGTCGCCCACGGACTACGCGTCGCACAGGGGCGATCGCTGTTCCTGCAATTCGGCACGATGGACGTGCGCGCCTATTGCGAGGCGCAAGGCTATCTGAAGACGTTTGAGGACGCGGGCGTGACGCTCATCATGCCCGGCTGTGGTGCGTGTGCAAACTGCGGGCCGGGGCAATCGACGTCTTCCGATCAGGTCACGATCAGCGCGATCAATCGCAACTTCCCGGGGCGTTCGGGGCCGGGCAGTGTCTGGCTCGCGAGTCCCTATACGGTCGCGGCGAGCGCGCTGGCGGGGCGCATCGCCAGCTTCGACGAATTGAAAGCGACGGCATTGCAGTAACGCGCGTCGCGACGGATCTGCTGTGGTTTTGCTGTATGCGACGTATGCCGCAGCACATCGACGATTCGACACGATGTGCTGTGCACCGTCACATCGAAAAGCGACTGTGCTGTTGTTGGTGAACATCGCAATTTTTCGTAGTGCGTGGCAAAGGTGACTGGCGCGGTGTCATTCGTGGCACAATTTCGGCCTCGCGCCTGTCGATTCATGGTGTATCCGATGTCCGAAGAGACGTCGGACTGTGAGCAGTTCGGCCATGACCGAACCGGCCCGGAGACGATTTCCATGCCATTCCCCGACGTATCAATGCCTTCCATGCCTCGCGCCGCTCAAGCAACGACAGCGGCAACTCGCCTGAGTGCAGGCGACATTTCCGCCCGACTCGACCGTCTGCCCCCGACCCGCACTGTCTGGAAACTGGTGGTACTGCTCAGTCTCGGTTTCTTCTTTGAACTCTACGACCTGCTCTACACCGGCTACATCGCACCGGGTCTGGTGAAGAGCGGCATTCTCACGCCCACGACACCCGGCCTGTTCGGCACGACCGGCGTGGCAAGCTTTATCGCCGCGCTCTTCTCAGGCCTGTTCATCGGCACCATTGCGTGCGGCTTTCTCGCCGACCGTTTCGGGCGTCGCGCGGTGTTCACCGGCTCGCTGCTCTGGTACACCGTCGCCAACGTCATCATGGCGTTTCAGGAGACGGCCACCGGCGTGAACTTCTGGCGCTTCGTGGTGGGCCTGGGCATCGGCGTGGAACTGGTGACGATCGGCACCTACATCGCGGAACTCGTGCCCAAGCAGATTCGCGGGCGTGCCTTCGCGTGCGAGCAGGCCGTTGGTTTCACGGCGGTGCCGGTCGTGGCGCTGCTGGCGTATTGGCTCGTGCCGCGCGAATTCCTCGGTCTGGAAGGCTGGCGCTGGGTGGTGCTCATCGGCGCGCACGGTGCGGTATTCGTCTGGTGGATTCGCCGTGCTTTGCCGGAGAGTCCGCGCTGGCTCGCGCAGAAGGGGCGTCTGGATGAAGCGGACCGCGTGCTCTCGGCGCTCGAAGCCCAGGTCGAGCGCGAGTACGGCAGGCCGCTGCCCGCGCCAGGCGTGCCGGAGCCGGTCGTGCCCAAGAGCGCGTTTCGCGACATGTGGGTGCCGCCGTATCGCAAGCGCGCCATCATGATGATCCTCTTCAACATCTTCCAGACGGTCGGCTTCTACGGCTTCGCGAACTGGGTGCCGACGCTGCTCATCAAGCAGGGCATCACGGTGACGACGAGTCTCGCGTACTCGAGCGTGATCGCGCTGGCCGCACCGGTCGGCCCGCTGATCGGGCTGTGGATGGCCGACAAAGTCGAGCGCAAGCACGCCATCGTGTGGACGGCAGGCATCGGTATCGTGTGCGGGATGGTGTTCTCGCAGGTCACGTCGTCGGTCATGCTGATCGCAATGGGCATTGGCCTGACGCTCGCGAACAACATCATGTCGTACAGCTATCACGCGTATCAGACGGAGTTGTTCCCCACAGGCATTCGTGCGCGTGCGGTGGGTTTCGTCTATTCGTGGAGTCGCTTCTCGGCGATTTTCACCGCG
This window of the Pandoraea sputorum genome carries:
- a CDS encoding aconitase family protein encodes the protein MEDIIRFDGRVLFLSDDPAIVRRQLSGESVTRAEAGVLRDNVSTDEITPVTVMLTYDERLGRYPYVGFKAGNEMPVGEHEVRRGGFQVTVAGKRYGKGSSRESSPLAELSAGIRLIVAESFERIYQQNCDNIGILTTTDFGVLDRILASEAIPITEFLKGRDALTQQIIRSGGLLAYSKFAEWPAPLAHDDAAPTPTQPPTQAPRTLVEKIMARRLHPATPGAEHGDGVFLRVDWRFSHDYFTGMCAHLMHRAFGEPAALHDPARIIAFQDHLVLAAQSFPHVSQGLLPGVANLTSGHREFVARYPVLAHGQLADDGEHGADGICHALMAERYALPGQIVIGTDSHTPHAGALGCLAFGAGATDIANSWVTGYVRCKVPQTLRIEIDGDLAPGVTAKDVVLHLLRLDAIRSGGAIGLVFEYAGSAVRAMSVDERATLTNMVAELGGFTGIVAPDEKTVAFLKERRGIDFTLEPWMTSDAGARYRDVIRIDAASLTPMLARPGDPGNGVALAELDAPVAIDIAYGGSCTAGKRDDFDAYHDVLAWGVAHGLRVAQGRSLFLQFGTMDVRAYCEAQGYLKTFEDAGVTLIMPGCGACANCGPGQSTSSDQVTISAINRNFPGRSGPGSVWLASPYTVAASALAGRIASFDELKATALQ
- a CDS encoding MFS transporter yields the protein MPSMPRAAQATTAATRLSAGDISARLDRLPPTRTVWKLVVLLSLGFFFELYDLLYTGYIAPGLVKSGILTPTTPGLFGTTGVASFIAALFSGLFIGTIACGFLADRFGRRAVFTGSLLWYTVANVIMAFQETATGVNFWRFVVGLGIGVELVTIGTYIAELVPKQIRGRAFACEQAVGFTAVPVVALLAYWLVPREFLGLEGWRWVVLIGAHGAVFVWWIRRALPESPRWLAQKGRLDEADRVLSALEAQVEREYGRPLPAPGVPEPVVPKSAFRDMWVPPYRKRAIMMILFNIFQTVGFYGFANWVPTLLIKQGITVTTSLAYSSVIALAAPVGPLIGLWMADKVERKHAIVWTAGIGIVCGMVFSQVTSSVMLIAMGIGLTLANNIMSYSYHAYQTELFPTGIRARAVGFVYSWSRFSAIFTAFLIASVLRNFGVTGVFAFISCAMLIVMLAIGLMGPRTKDIALEKISQ